Proteins found in one Thermodesulfobacteriota bacterium genomic segment:
- the pyrE gene encoding orotate phosphoribosyltransferase, with protein MPETDANRERLKVILKENSILRGKFRLSSGKESDYYIDARLTTLHPEGVYLVGKIFLEVIRRDSQIQAVGGPTVGADPIVGSIISQSYQDGYPVRGFLVRKEEKQHGTGKLIEGNLKPGDKTAIVEDVSTTGGSILKAIEAVRSFGAGVKKVLVIVDRDEGARKVFEDMGYEFFSIFRIEELL; from the coding sequence ATGCCAGAAACGGATGCAAATCGGGAAAGGCTCAAAGTAATTCTCAAGGAAAATTCTATTCTCCGGGGCAAGTTCAGGCTCTCCTCTGGCAAAGAAAGCGATTACTACATCGATGCACGGCTTACCACCCTTCATCCGGAAGGTGTTTATTTGGTGGGGAAAATTTTCCTCGAAGTCATTCGCAGGGATTCCCAAATTCAAGCTGTAGGCGGACCAACGGTGGGAGCAGACCCTATAGTTGGTTCTATCATTTCCCAAAGCTACCAGGACGGCTATCCCGTTCGGGGATTTCTGGTCAGAAAAGAGGAGAAACAACACGGGACCGGGAAATTAATCGAGGGTAATCTAAAACCCGGGGATAAAACGGCAATCGTCGAGGACGTTTCAACCACCGGGGGTTCTATACTTAAGGCAATTGAAGCGGTGAGAAGTTTCGGCGCCGGTGTAAAAAAAGTCTTGGTTATAGTGGATAGGGATGAAGGAGCAAGGAAGGTATTTGAAGATATGGGATATGAATTCTTTTCGATATTTCGGATTGAGGAACTACTTTAG
- a CDS encoding sigma-54 dependent transcriptional regulator gives MEKFKELMLGVWREACRHIEITECATNIAKILAVRMLIDRLIVCRIDKKQSRMEAVAVGPPRIGEKLTSHQTEWTANDMKQLLHWCSRGEIKLRKDEDRTNHVSFTAIPPSIRGDVLVGPLASEHGTFGLLLLVAKSPHRFSAEDERICKSLLEPFAVALENDRRLRELNALREAAEADKRSLLARLGREDLSETIIGADGGLSSVMERVRLVAPSDVPVLIFGETGSGKEVVARAIHNRSRHAQGPFIRVNCGAISPGLIDSELFGHEKGSFTGAVTTHQGWFERADGGTLFLDEIGELPRAAQVRLLRVLQDGSFERVGGEKSIKVDVRIVAATHRDLAAMVQGGSFREDLWYRIAVFPIVLPPLRERREDIPILAEHFSRRAAMRFGLKLQMPSSEDIALLLSYHWPGNVREFSSVIDRAVILGDGERLEVAKALGVATDLGIATKPTNSLKESLETKATTTIVPLDTATKRYIETVLAATHGRIEGLHGAATLLKINPHTLRARMRKLGINWASFRLRR, from the coding sequence GTGGAAAAGTTCAAAGAGCTTATGTTAGGCGTGTGGCGTGAGGCCTGTCGCCACATAGAAATCACCGAGTGCGCCACGAATATAGCAAAGATACTGGCAGTCCGGATGCTGATCGACCGCTTAATTGTTTGCAGAATTGACAAAAAACAGTCTCGCATGGAAGCAGTAGCGGTTGGTCCTCCACGAATCGGCGAAAAGCTCACAAGCCATCAGACGGAGTGGACAGCAAATGACATGAAACAGCTACTTCATTGGTGCTCGCGTGGAGAAATAAAACTCCGTAAAGACGAGGACAGGACAAATCATGTTTCCTTTACAGCAATACCCCCCTCTATTCGGGGCGATGTCCTGGTCGGGCCGCTCGCCAGCGAACACGGTACATTTGGACTTTTGCTCCTAGTAGCGAAGTCTCCTCATCGCTTTAGCGCTGAGGACGAAAGAATCTGTAAGTCCCTTCTTGAGCCCTTTGCTGTTGCACTCGAGAACGACCGTCGCCTTCGTGAACTCAATGCGCTTCGAGAAGCAGCCGAGGCAGACAAACGTTCCCTGCTCGCTCGTCTCGGTCGGGAAGACCTGTCAGAAACAATAATTGGAGCCGATGGAGGATTGAGCTCGGTAATGGAGCGCGTTAGACTTGTGGCACCATCCGATGTGCCAGTACTCATTTTCGGCGAAACCGGCTCGGGCAAAGAGGTTGTAGCCCGTGCTATTCATAACCGCTCCCGGCACGCTCAAGGGCCGTTCATCCGGGTCAATTGCGGGGCGATTTCCCCTGGTCTGATTGATTCCGAACTCTTCGGGCATGAGAAAGGCAGCTTCACGGGGGCTGTGACTACCCATCAGGGCTGGTTTGAACGCGCCGATGGAGGAACGTTATTCCTCGACGAGATTGGGGAACTACCACGAGCTGCTCAGGTCAGACTCCTTCGAGTTCTTCAGGATGGTTCATTCGAACGGGTAGGCGGAGAAAAATCAATCAAAGTAGATGTCCGGATTGTGGCCGCCACCCACCGAGACCTAGCAGCTATGGTGCAAGGCGGCAGTTTCCGGGAAGACTTGTGGTATCGGATTGCTGTGTTTCCAATTGTCCTTCCGCCGCTGCGGGAACGTCGTGAAGATATTCCTATCTTAGCAGAGCATTTTTCCCGCCGGGCAGCCATGCGTTTTGGACTAAAGCTGCAGATGCCATCATCTGAAGACATCGCCCTCCTACTCTCCTACCATTGGCCGGGGAACGTGCGTGAATTTAGCTCAGTGATAGACCGAGCCGTGATACTCGGGGATGGAGAGAGACTAGAAGTAGCAAAAGCCTTGGGTGTTGCTACAGATTTGGGTATAGCAACTAAGCCAACTAACTCGTTAAAAGAATCACTAGAAACGAAGGCCACAACAACGATTGTCCCTTTGGATACAGCAACAAAGCGGTACATCGAGACGGTTCTTGCAGCTACACATGGCCGTATAGAAGGATTGCATGGAGCAGCAACGCTCCTTAAAATCAACCCACATACCCTTAGGGCGCGGATGAGAAAGCTCGGCATCAATTGGGCTAGCTTTCGCTTGCGAAGATAA
- a CDS encoding ATP-binding cassette domain-containing protein translates to MNKTGQEPGQTAGLTNLAESKHHVVIDIRGAICPHPLNVIRDTIRELNVDEILEAICDHEPTARENAPRFCARRNYRFQVIEKDGGWRILIQKTEEKEPRLQVENVSKVFKTNHENFTALENINLTIRQGEFVCLLGPSGCGKSTLLNLIAGLDKPTKGEIRSNGKLITGPGSDRVVVFQEGALFPWLTVIENVEFGLKILKIENKIRKTLALDYLKLVGLDEKFYDSYIHQLSGGMKQRVAIARALAMEPAVLLMDEPFAALDVYTRETLQEELQNIWTESHKTIVFVTHNVQEAVLLGDRVIVFAKNPGRIKEEYEIDIARPRKLDDPEVFLNTKWITDDLREELGEPNGNRINSKKEVAYR, encoded by the coding sequence ATGAACAAAACAGGACAAGAACCAGGACAAACCGCAGGCTTAACAAACCTTGCCGAATCAAAACACCATGTGGTGATCGACATAAGGGGAGCGATTTGCCCCCACCCACTTAATGTAATAAGAGACACCATAAGGGAGCTCAATGTCGACGAAATCCTGGAGGCTATTTGCGACCACGAGCCTACGGCTAGAGAGAACGCTCCCAGGTTCTGTGCGCGGAGGAACTATCGTTTTCAGGTTATCGAAAAAGACGGCGGGTGGAGGATTCTCATCCAGAAGACTGAAGAAAAAGAGCCAAGGCTGCAAGTAGAAAATGTATCAAAGGTGTTCAAGACCAATCACGAAAACTTTACCGCTCTTGAAAATATCAACTTGACCATTCGCCAGGGAGAATTCGTTTGCCTCCTGGGTCCTTCGGGATGTGGCAAGTCCACGCTTTTAAATTTAATCGCCGGGCTCGACAAACCTACCAAGGGTGAAATCAGGTCAAACGGGAAGCTTATAACCGGCCCGGGCTCGGACCGAGTGGTTGTATTTCAGGAGGGCGCGCTTTTTCCCTGGCTTACGGTGATTGAGAACGTCGAATTTGGCCTAAAAATTCTCAAGATTGAAAACAAAATAAGAAAAACTCTGGCACTCGATTATCTCAAACTGGTCGGACTTGATGAAAAATTTTATGATTCCTATATTCACCAACTATCCGGAGGAATGAAACAGCGTGTAGCAATAGCCAGAGCATTGGCTATGGAGCCCGCTGTCCTCCTCATGGATGAACCGTTTGCGGCACTAGATGTTTATACCAGGGAAACGCTACAGGAAGAACTGCAAAACATCTGGACTGAATCGCACAAGACCATCGTCTTTGTTACACATAATGTCCAGGAGGCCGTTTTACTTGGGGACAGGGTGATAGTTTTTGCCAAAAATCCGGGAAGGATAAAGGAAGAATACGAGATTGATATCGCCAGGCCGAGGAAACTGGATGACCCGGAGGTGTTTTTGAACACCAAGTGGATCACGGACGATCTCAGAGAAGAATTAGGAGAGCCCAATGGTAACAGGATTAATTCAAAGAAAGAGGTAGCTTACAGATGA
- a CDS encoding ABC transporter substrate-binding protein: MRYPSWMLFLGLALGMLILSLALFARGEEVTIRAGHFPNITHAQGIIGQANGWFEKALGKNTKVDWKIFNAGPSAIEALFAGQLDITYIGPNPAINGYVKSKGEALRIIAGGASGGAGLVVRTDSGINTVKDFDGKKIASPQLGNTQDVALRAWLIENGFNLKEKGGTVQVIPLANPDQLTLFLRKEIDGAWTVEPWVTRLILEGNGRLFLDEREIWPDGKFVTTHLIVSTKFLKEHPDLVKKWLAAHVELTEWINKNPVEAKTLLNEEIKRETGKAIPQNVLDESLKRLDITYDPIASSLFKSAKSAYELGFLGSEQPDLSNIYDLTLLNEVLAEKGLQPVKHDITKASSK; the protein is encoded by the coding sequence ATGAGATATCCATCATGGATGTTATTTTTGGGTTTAGCCTTGGGGATGCTAATTTTGAGCCTGGCACTGTTCGCAAGGGGAGAAGAAGTGACCATTCGCGCCGGTCATTTCCCAAACATAACCCACGCTCAGGGGATAATCGGACAGGCAAACGGGTGGTTTGAAAAAGCATTAGGGAAAAATACAAAAGTCGATTGGAAAATCTTCAATGCCGGCCCCTCAGCAATCGAGGCACTATTTGCCGGCCAGCTTGACATTACCTACATAGGTCCCAATCCCGCTATCAACGGCTACGTGAAATCTAAAGGCGAGGCTCTGCGCATCATTGCCGGTGGGGCAAGCGGCGGAGCCGGTCTTGTAGTAAGAACGGACTCGGGCATAAATACCGTGAAGGATTTCGATGGTAAAAAGATAGCATCCCCACAACTGGGAAATACTCAAGATGTTGCGCTCCGGGCTTGGCTCATTGAGAACGGTTTTAATCTTAAGGAAAAGGGTGGAACCGTTCAAGTTATCCCTCTAGCAAACCCGGACCAATTAACTCTCTTCCTAAGAAAGGAAATCGACGGGGCATGGACTGTGGAACCCTGGGTTACGCGACTGATACTAGAGGGCAACGGAAGGCTTTTTCTCGATGAGAGAGAAATCTGGCCCGACGGGAAATTTGTTACAACTCACCTTATTGTGAGCACCAAGTTTCTTAAAGAGCATCCGGATTTAGTTAAAAAATGGTTAGCCGCCCACGTGGAACTAACGGAATGGATAAACAAAAATCCTGTGGAAGCTAAAACCCTGCTAAACGAGGAAATAAAAAGAGAAACGGGGAAAGCCATTCCTCAAAACGTTTTAGATGAATCACTCAAAAGGCTCGACATCACCTATGACCCGATTGCAAGTTCACTCTTTAAATCGGCGAAATCGGCATACGAACTAGGATTCCTGGGCAGCGAACAGCCAGACCTATCGAACATCTACGACCTCACTTTATTAAACGAGGTTCTAGCTGAAAAGGGACTTCAACCCGTAAAACACGACATCACAAAAGCAAGCAGCAAATGA